Genomic window (Paenibacillus sp. 37):
TAAAATAATAACATAAATAAATATTTCAGTATTCATAATTACTAAAAAGGTAATTTATCTGTATTTAACAAGTTAAAAGCTAATAATATACCGTATGGGTATCCATTTTGAGCGATAGTACATACATTTGGTTGATATAACTGTGGGATTTATTTATGACTTAAACATATTTGGACATAACATGCCGACTTAAGAACTAGCCCTTTATGTAGGTGCAATTAGCGAATAGTCGGTGGAAAAAAACAGCCCATTTTCGACCTGAGCCCGGTCCCATGTGTGATTGGTGCATATAGTGAACTGTACCTCAAATCAAAGGAGGGGTTTACATGAGTGGAGTAGTAGGTGGATACGGCGGCGCATGGACATCGACTGGCGCGATCTTGGTTCTCTTTATCTTGTTGGTCATCATCTCTAAAGCATTCTTGATCTAATAAACCGCTTGGACCCTAATATATTTGTAAAGGAGGGTTCTGCATGAGCAACGTAGTTGAAGGCGTAGGATACGGCGGCTGGACATCGACTGGAGCAATCCTGGTTCTGTTCATTCTTCTCGTAATCATCACTAAATCTTTCTGGGTATAATATGGCGAGCTCTGCCGGGCAACCGGTGGGGTTTTTTTTTCTAGAGGACAAGCATGGTGGAGAGCCAGGAAGCTAAGATAGCTTGTAGTTAAACAGAAGAATTGGTGGAATTCAAGAAATGGAAGGGCGGAGTATGTTTCGAAAATGGGGAAGGTACCTCATGGCTAAACGCCCATTTTGTCAAAATGAGGGCGATAGCCCGGTCCAGAGGTAGGCTGAATACATAGCTTAGGGGTGTAGGCAAATGTTAAGGAGGAATGAACAATGAGCGAAGTAAAACCGAATTCACCGAACGGACAGGGACACGTATACGGACATATGGGAGGTTATGAGCATATGCAAGGATACCAATACACAGGTCATGAAATGCATGGGTATGGATATGGTTGTGGAACAATGCCAATGGGATATGGCTATGGATACGGACACCATGCCAATCAGGCTCCAATGATGCACGGTTATCAACAGGGTTGTGGAGTATCCTATGGTCATGGCGGCGGAAGCTGGGGTTCCATGGGTACGATCCTTGTACTGTTCATCTTGCTGGTCATCATCTCCAAAACGATGTTTATCTAAGTATTTGTGAGTGCAAGGAGACTTTACTGATCGTGGATCGTTGCGATAGGTGCTCCAAATAAACTCCGAGTTTGAGTTCCATGTTGGGGCATAACGTACCTATGATTCAGAAAGGGACAGCGTAGGGTTTCATCCTGCGCTGTCCCTTTTTTATTAGAAGTGAAGGAGCGTTGGGATTACTTTCTTTAACGAACTCCACAGACGCTATTCCATGCATTTTCGCCATTTCACAAGTTTAACGAATCGTAGACGTCTTATTATCTGAATCTGGGCATGTTTGGAGCCTATATTCATGAAGTGACACGGATTAACGTGGCTGAGATTCGTTAGCATCTGGTGAGCGTAAACATTTGCTTTAGAGGCCGGGGTTATTTGCACAATTAGAGAAGTAAGGAAGTAAGTATCGAGGGTGCAGTCAGTGGGAGAATGGAAAAATTTTAAAAGCAGAGCCGAATATATCTGGTTAGTCCGATAAGTGAAAGGAAGACTTTTCTCAATGAAGGAACGGTGTCCGATAGTCTGTGGATGATGCTGAAATGTGTATGTAGACATGGATAAACACCCGGAACCCAATTCCGGGTGCTTTGTGTATGTTTTCAATCTTCTCAAGAATAAGTGATATCCAAAACAACAAAAGCCCTACCTCTCTTTTGTCCTTGCGGCTCCGATGACCGCGCCAGTGTGAATGGGAACATCTTGTGAAACTCTGTACTACCGGGTTATTGTGATTCAGGTTCTTCAATCTTCATAGGTTAATTGTGCTTATAGTTCGCTGCGGTCGCAGCATGAAGAAAATATTCCGGGGTTTAAAGAAGACAGAAATCATATGAGGTTGTTTGATACAACTCTTATAGTATACCACAGGCTGTAATTTATTGCAATAAAAAGGAAAGGGTGAACAGAAAAACATGTTTTTCTGGTGGTCTTTCAAGTCAGAAGCTGAAATGCTCGTCTGAAAATATACAGAATTTTTTCAATCTATTTCTCAATTGAGGTAATCCTCTTCAAAAGATTCTGCGTAGGTTATAATAAGAGGGAAGAAACAGAAAGGGGCCCTCGCATGACTGAATCGATGGAGGACAGCAGGTTAATGCGGCAGATTGCGGAACGTGATTCCTCCGCACTGGAGCTTTTATATGACCGTTATGAGCGAGCGGTGTATTCTTTTGCCTATCGGATCGTTGGTGATCCCATGACGGCAGAAGAGACTGTTCAGGAACTTTTTATGCGGGTCTGGAATAATGCTGAACGATACGATGCCTCACAGGGGAAGCTGACCACATGGATGTTTGCGATTACGCGCAACATAGCAGTGGACATGCTGAGGCGGAAATCGAAAGGGGCAGCGGCTACTTCAGTTGAACACGAGACACTGGCGGCCTATGCCGATGAGCATACGAATACGGAAGAAGAAGTGCAGCGTAAATTGGAAGGCACCCGTATTAAAGAGGCGTTGTCCCAACTGAATGGTGATCAGCAGCAAGTTATAGAATCGATTTATTATGCGGGATTAACCCAGCAGGAAGTATCCAGCCGATTCGGGATTCCGCTGGGTACAGTAAAGAGCCGTGTCAGGCTTGCCATGCGACAGCTCCAAAAGTTGCTGGCCGATGCTGAATTGCATCCGGACGCGGGAAGGGAGGGCATACATCCATGATAGAACGACATGAGGAGTGGTCTGATCTGGCACCGATGTATGTGCTGGGCGGACTGGAAGCAGAGGAAGTGGCGGCGTTTGAAGCGCATATGGCAACTTGCGAACCTTGTCGCCAGGAGGTGAAGGAATTGCAGGAAGTGACTGGCTTCCTGCCACTTGCGGCGGAACCTGTAGCACCGCCGCCAGGTATGCGAGCACGTGTGCTGGGCAACGTGCTCGGACATGTGCAGGAGAGCACCGAGGCGAAGCCGGCGGCTGCTCCTGCTGAGCCTGAAGCACCCGTGGTGCTTCAGGAGGATCTTGCGCCGCAGCACAAACGTGCGGCGCAGCCCGGGCCAGGCTTGCCGCCGGTAACGGCAGTGCCTGCAGCCCGGGTGGAAGAGGCTGCCCAGGCACAGCCATGGCAGCCACAAGCGCGCGCGCGTGCGCGCAGCAGCAGCGCTTGGCGCGTAGCCAGTGCCGGCCTTGCGGCCGCGGCACTGTTGCTGGGCGTGTACACGGCGCAACTGCAGAGCCAGATCGACTCGCTGACGCAGCAAGCAGCGGGCTCATCGGCTACGCAAGAGCAGCTCGTGCAGGCACAGGCGCAGAATGCGCAGCTGCAGGAGCAGCTGGCATCAGCTCTGAAGCCCGCACAGGGCATGCAGACTGGCGAGGCAGTGAAGCTGAATCCTGCAACGCAGGACATTGTAGCTCAGGGTCTCGCAACCATCGTTATTGACAGCAAAGGCACTCACCTGGTTGTGCAAGCTGAGAACCTGCCGAACCTGGAAGGCAACGAGGCTTTTCAGGTCTGGTTGATCAAAGGAGATACCCCTCAGAATGCGGGTACTTTCCTTAGTCGTGACGGAACGGGAGCGGTATATTACACATTGGATTCGGCCAACGACTATGATACGGTTGCCATCACGCTTGAACCGGATGCAATGGGAGATGAGCCGCGCGGTACAATGATTCTGGCTGCCAAGATTAAAGGATAAATATAGGATAGATCACCAAAGGCTGCTCCGTCGTGGAGCAGCCTTTTTGTGTTTTCCAGTTCTGGCGCCGACCCATTGGATTTTATTAATTTTTTTAGTCGGAGCAACCGATAAACAAATAGAAAGCAATACCCTTAATCTCCCTGTGTCTCAAGGGAGAACTGGTTGCACATAGAGAGTGAGGGGTTCAGTTGGAAGCATACCGTTCATTTATCTTTCGCCTGATACGCAATTATCTGATCGGTTCACTGGCAGCTGTTTTTGTTGTCGGTACAGTAGTTATGGTATCTACTCTGCAAATACCCAATATTCAATTTGTTCGGCTCATCTTCATTGTACTGATTTCACTCTTGTTCATGCTGGTTGCAGAATTAATTACGCTGTGGGTACAGCTTGGCCCCATAAGACAGTTTTTCACTTCCGAGCATCATGAGAGAGAAGAATTAAACCACATGTATGAGAAAATTCATCGTTTCCCAGGACAGACCATATATCGGATCATGGGTCCGCACATGCTTGGTTTTTCACTCCCAGCAGCCGGATTAACAATATGGATGATATCCACAGGGTGGCTTGAATTCCCTTACTTGTATATTGTTGTGGCCGCCGCATGCGCCTTTCTGATTGCCATCATGCATGCGCTGATTGAGTATTACCTAACGGTGCGGGCGATTAGACCCCTGTTACTTGAGATTCGACATCGAGGCAAAGTCCAATATGGGATGGAACCTTCACTGGGAGGGCGCATCCTGGTATCGATCCAGCGTAAATTTCAGCTAAGTACGGCACTGATTGGCTTATTTCCTCTATTTCTATTTTTCCTGGCTACATATATCAGACTTCAGTATATAGACAGTGAATTTGCGAAAGAGTACATACTGTGGGGAATTCTCATCGTTGTTCTGGGCGCGGGGTTTGCGCTGGTGGGAAGCTGGCTGTTGATTCGTGATGTTCGTGATCCAGTCGCTGAACTGACGCATGAGATGAACCGAATTCAGGGGGGAGACCTTGGCAGACGAGCTCCGGATTTATATGCGGATGAGTTTTCGGCACTGATCTCCGGTTTTAATATGATGATTAATCGGCTGGAGATGAGACAGGAACGCAATCGACAGCTGTTGCAAAGTTATTTTTCTACACTGGCTGCTGCTTTAGACGCCCGAGATAAGTACACGGCAGGACATTCCATGCGTGTGGCAGAGTATTCGCTGATGATTGGCAAGTTAAGCGGAATGAATGAGGAACAGGCGGATTTATTGTACAAATCAGCCCTGCTTCATGATATCGGGAAAATCGGCATACCTGATGAGGTACTGCTGAAGGATGGAAAACTAAGCGATGAGGAATTTGCGATTATTCGTACACATCCCGTGCAGGGAGAGAGTATTTTGTTGCAAATAGAGCCTATTGATGCCATGGCCGACTTTCTGCCAGGTGTACGATCTCACCATGAGAGATATGATGGCAAAGGATACCCGGATGGGATGGCTGGTGATGATATTCCCCTTTTTGGCCGCATCATTGCGGTAGCGGATGCCTTTGACGCCATGACGTCTGATCGGCCCTATCGGAATGGGATGAGTCACGAGAAAGCGCTAACGATTTTGGAAGAAGGAAAAGGGACCCAATGGGACCCCTATTTTGCAGGTTTGTTTATTGATGAATGGAGACGACAACAACATCTTCAGAAACCATCGAAGTGAGGGATCAGTTGATCCCCTCTGTCCACTTCGATTCTTTTCTGCGTCTCCGGTGAAGAGCGAGGCCTGTTATGATGGTGAGAACACACTCGCCGAGTATGACTGCACCCAAGGCGTCATAGATCACATGTTGTTTGATCATTAGCGTGGATACGATAATAGTTGCTGCCCCGGCGGCCACCAAAATCTTGATGGGTTTGCGGATGCTTGGAACCGAGAGAACGGCACGCATAACCAGATAAGAGTGAAGAGAATGAATACTTGGAAAACAATTATAAGGACGATCCTGGCTATAGAGCCATCCGAGAACAGAAGCTCCCAGGCCTGTACCCGTCAGTTCCGGGCGTGGTACCATGGTCTGAAAGTTGAAGTAGATCAGATAACATATCCAGACACAGATATTCATGGATAACAAGACACGGTAATACGTCAGGCGATCCTTGGCACACAGGTAAGCGAGCACACCGAATACAAACGGGTACCAGCCCAAATATGGAATGGACATGCCAGGCACGTAGGGAATGATCCGGTCGAGCGGCGAATCAAGCACTGCGAACCCGCGTTCCGGACTGTTAAGAATATCATAGAACAGCCCCATGACGGCCAAAGACAGCATCAAACTCAATGACAGCCAATAGGATTTGCTTTTTAACAATTGCACAACATCTTTCTCCTTTCATTCATGCTCCCTAGGAGCATGACCCCAGCAAATAACTAATTCAAATTTAAACAACAATATATTCTACTACGACCAGCGCACAAATTGAATCCTGATTTGTGTATTTTTGTGTATTTTTTTGACGAAGAAGGAATGCAGAAGTTTCAATGGGCATGATATGATAGAAACATATACGGACGAAGGTAATTTGACCAGTAAAGTCGGGACAACAGGAGTGAGTGAATGCAATTTTTGAAAATGTTCGTATTGAATATGGGGATGCTTATAACGATTGCCTATCTTGCCAGTGTGTTCTATAAATATATCGTCATACGTGCCTCTTCCCGAATGAAGCAGATCGGTTCAGTACTTGTCCTTATCTTTGCGGGCTGGATCAGTACGGTTTTTGGATTTCAACTCACGGATGAAGTAGTCTTTGACCTTCGTTATGTTCCTTTAATTGTTGCCGTTCTGACGTACAGACAACCCTATAGTGTAATTATTGTGGGTGTAGGGATAGGTTTATCCAGGTTAACCTTTGGTATCACGGATGCTACGGTGGCAGCGGTAATTAATATGACTTTACTCGGTGTAATATGTGCGGGTTTAAATATATGGATAAGACGCAGCAACTTCAGACTGATCACAAAAGGCTTCCTTGTTGTACTAATCGTCAATGTGGTCAATAGTGTAGGCATTGCTATTTTTGGCGTCATCCCGGCTACATACTTTTTCTCCCATATTATGCCTTACACGCTTCCTGCAGGTATCTTGTTAAGTCTTATGTTTGCGTTTATATTACGTGATTTTCAGAATGAACAGAATCGAATTTTGCTGATCCAGAGTACAAACCGGCTTTTATCTGTGCAAAAGGAAGAGTTACAGAAAGCCCAGATTGTACTGGAGGATCGAGCGAAACAATTGATGATTGCCTCACAGTACAAATCCGAATTTCTCGCCACTATGTCCCATGAACTGCGTACACCGCTCAATAGTGTTATTAACTTTGCCCAGATGATCAGCGAGAATGCTGACACGATGGATCAGGAGGATATTGTACGTTTTGCCAATATGATCGACCACTCCGGGCAGGAACTGCTCACGCTCATTAACGATATTCTGGATCTTTCCAAAGTAGAAGCGGGGCGGCTGGATATTGTACTGGAGGATATCAGTGTCGCACAACTTACAGAAGATGCCATGAGCCACTTTCAGCTCGTTGCTGAGAAAAAAGGTATTCAGTTGGTTCTGGACAAAAAACAGGGACTGCCCGAGACGCTCTGGTCTGATCCCCAGCGGGTTCAACAGATTTTGCGGAATCTGATGTCCAATGCCATCAAGTTCACTCACCGGGGGAAGGTCACGCTGACCGTAAGCACCAAGCAGATTAAGAATGCAGGTATTCAGAATCGATGGCTTATTTTCTCCGTTCAGGATACAGGTATTGGGATTTCTGAGGACAAGCATCATTCCATATTTGAAGCATTTCAGCAGGCTGACGGGTCGATTAGTCGGAAATTTGGCGGTACCGGACTAGGCCTGTCGATCAGTCGGGATTTAGCGAGATTACTGGGGGGATCGATTGAACTTGAGAGCACTGAAGGTAAAGGAAGCACCTTCTATCTCTATCTCCCGTTGGACCGTGAAAAAATGAGTTGACAAGCTTCGCGCCGTGAGTAGAATTTGGGATGACAACTAGCATCGACCGGCTTTTGAGACCCGGTCTAAGGAGTGTATCCCCATACAGAAGACGGTCAACGTTAATCCTCCCCCGTTAACAAGCAAACCACGGCGCAAGGGTTCGACACAACGCACGAATTTATCGATTGCAACATGGGAGGGTGTACCGGCAATTATTTTACAGACCTTGCTGGGAGGCCCATTTTTAACCGGATTTCTGCTGTATCTTGGGGCCGGGTCGAGACATATCGGCTTTGTGCTCGCGATTACGACGTTTGTGAACATTGCCCAGATCGGAGCAGCTTATTGGATGCAGCGTATTCGCAGCCGTAAACGCATGCTGCTGCTGTTCGTGGGCACACATCGTATCTTGTGGAGTGCAACGGGACTGATCCCGTTCATATTCCCCAAAGAGTGGTGGGTAAGCGTATATATTGGCGTGTATACGGTTGCTTTTATATCAAATACCATCGGCGGTATGATCTGGACTTCACTGATTGGCGATATCGTACCTGCTAAGGTGAGAGGGCGTTATTTTGGAATTCGAAATACGATTCTGAATGCTCTTGGAAGCGTATGCTTATTTGCAGGCGGTATTGTTTTGGACCGTTACCCTGGAGAAATGGGCTTTCTGATCCTGTTTATTCCGGTGTGGATCTGTGCTATTGCCAATACAGTTATCTACTTTTTCTATCCGGACGTTCCCTTTGAACGTTCTACCGAAAAGGTTTTCTGGCGCATGTTCATCAAGCCGTTCCAGGATCGTTCTTTTCTGAAAGCAACGCTGTTCCTTGCTGTCTGGTTATTGATCCAGACCTTGATTGTTCCGCTCTATTCCTATGTTATGCTCGATTTATTGAACATCAATTATCAGACTGTATCCCTGATCACGGTAGTCCAGACACTGGTTATGATGGCCGGTTTTTATGTCTGGGGCAATCTGAATGCCAGATTCAGCAACAAAACCCTGCTATTTTGGACATTGCCAGTCATTGCACTCTCCTGTTTGTCGTGGGGTTTAATGTCGTTCATGCCCGTATTGATCGCACTATTTCTATCTCATATCTTCCTTGGGATCGGTGTAGGTGGATTCAACCAGCTGGCATTTAACTTTACCATTGGAGACACACCCAAAAGTGAAAGACCGATGTTTGTCGCGGTGTATTCCGCTCTGACCGGAGTAACTTCGTTTCTTGGGCCGTTGTTGGGTGGCTGGTTGTACGAAAAAATGGAAACCTGGTCCGATGCGCTCGCCTGGATCTCAGCCTATGGATTTCAGGTGGGGGTTGGTGTCGTGATGCTGATTCTGACATTTACCCTTGGACGTCGTGTACTGTTAAAATAGAAATGATATCACATAACTTAATATAACGATGGCGAAGTGGAGGGATGTAATTGAATCGTCTCGAACGGAAAGCCATGGTGATTGGAGCCACGGGGCTTGTAGGCGAATTACTGGTTCATCATCTGCTGGAGCACCCGGCATACAGCTTGGTTCGCGTTCTGGTTAGACGTCCGCTTGAGCTGCAACATCCCAAACTGGAACAGCATGTGGTGGACTGGGAACAGCTGGAGAGGCAAGACCACTTATTCGATGGAATCGATGACCTGTACTGTTGTTTGGGGACAACGATCAAAAAAGCAGGCAGTCAGGACAATTTCCGTCAGGTGGATTATCATTACCCGGTTCGTGCAGCCACGATTGCGAAGCAACATGGTGTAGTACAGATGCTGGTGATCTCCTCTATGGGAGCGAGTGCAGGTTCCCGGGTCTTTTACAGTCGGACCAAAGGGGAAATGGAGGATGCATTGTCCGATATCGGTTTTCCGTCACTGCATATCTTCCGTCCTTCCTTAATTCTGGGAGATCGAAACGAGAAGCGGTTCGGTGAGCAGATGGCTGCCTATGCCATGAAGTTTCTGGATCGCTGGATGAAAGGCAGAGCGGACAAATACCGGGCGGTCCACGCCGCAACCATTGCACAGGCCATGACCAATATTGCGCTGGTGCAAGCCAAGGGAAACCATGTGTATTCCAATGAAGTCATTCATGTCCTTGGTGTGGACGGGGGCTAAGAAACCTTTGAACGAGCTGTTTACTTCATGTGGCTAGTGAGGAGCGTTTCTCGCTTGAGGCAGATCGTGGTATAATAGGCAACAAAAATGAGTTCGAACCCTGACTCCATGCGGCAGCAGGATAACGAACATGAAGGAGAACTCGTCCATGAAAAAACCAATCTCTACCGATCAGGCGCCAGGCGCCATTGGTCCATACAGTCAAGCCGTTGATGCAGGCGATTTCATCTACACTTCCGGACAGCTTGGCCTGGATCCTCAAACGGGAGAATTCGGTGCAGATGTACAAGAGCAGACACGTCTGTCTTTGAGCAATGTGAAGGCTATCCTTGAAGCAGCAGGCACAAGTATGGATAAAATCGTTAAAACGACGGTGTTCCTGAAAGACATGAACGACTTCGTTCCTGTGAATGAAGTGTATAGCACGTTCTTCCAACAGCCGTATCCTGCACGCAGTGCTGTGGAAGTTGCTCGTTTGCCAAAAGATGCACTGGTGGAGATTGAAGTTATTGCCCTGAAATAGGACAACCTTCATTTACTGCGTTATACATAAAAAGCCGATTTCAGGTCAAATGACCAGAATCGGCTTTTTGCTTTATGTTTTTGCGTTAGGATGGAAGTCGCTCAATCGCGATCCTGATTACGGGCGAAGAA
Coding sequences:
- a CDS encoding oxidoreductase; this encodes MVIGATGLVGELLVHHLLEHPAYSLVRVLVRRPLELQHPKLEQHVVDWEQLERQDHLFDGIDDLYCCLGTTIKKAGSQDNFRQVDYHYPVRAATIAKQHGVVQMLVISSMGASAGSRVFYSRTKGEMEDALSDIGFPSLHIFRPSLILGDRNEKRFGEQMAAYAMKFLDRWMKGRADKYRAVHAATIAQAMTNIALVQAKGNHVYSNEVIHVLGVDGG
- a CDS encoding RidA family protein, whose protein sequence is MKKPISTDQAPGAIGPYSQAVDAGDFIYTSGQLGLDPQTGEFGADVQEQTRLSLSNVKAILEAAGTSMDKIVKTTVFLKDMNDFVPVNEVYSTFFQQPYPARSAVEVARLPKDALVEIEVIALK
- a CDS encoding anti-sigma factor is translated as MIERHEEWSDLAPMYVLGGLEAEEVAAFEAHMATCEPCRQEVKELQEVTGFLPLAAEPVAPPPGMRARVLGNVLGHVQESTEAKPAAAPAEPEAPVVLQEDLAPQHKRAAQPGPGLPPVTAVPAARVEEAAQAQPWQPQARARARSSSAWRVASAGLAAAALLLGVYTAQLQSQIDSLTQQAAGSSATQEQLVQAQAQNAQLQEQLASALKPAQGMQTGEAVKLNPATQDIVAQGLATIVIDSKGTHLVVQAENLPNLEGNEAFQVWLIKGDTPQNAGTFLSRDGTGAVYYTLDSANDYDTVAITLEPDAMGDEPRGTMILAAKIKG
- a CDS encoding MFS transporter, with translation MLGGPFLTGFLLYLGAGSRHIGFVLAITTFVNIAQIGAAYWMQRIRSRKRMLLLFVGTHRILWSATGLIPFIFPKEWWVSVYIGVYTVAFISNTIGGMIWTSLIGDIVPAKVRGRYFGIRNTILNALGSVCLFAGGIVLDRYPGEMGFLILFIPVWICAIANTVIYFFYPDVPFERSTEKVFWRMFIKPFQDRSFLKATLFLAVWLLIQTLIVPLYSYVMLDLLNINYQTVSLITVVQTLVMMAGFYVWGNLNARFSNKTLLFWTLPVIALSCLSWGLMSFMPVLIALFLSHIFLGIGVGGFNQLAFNFTIGDTPKSERPMFVAVYSALTGVTSFLGPLLGGWLYEKMETWSDALAWISAYGFQVGVGVVMLILTFTLGRRVLLK
- a CDS encoding sensor histidine kinase — encoded protein: MQFLKMFVLNMGMLITIAYLASVFYKYIVIRASSRMKQIGSVLVLIFAGWISTVFGFQLTDEVVFDLRYVPLIVAVLTYRQPYSVIIVGVGIGLSRLTFGITDATVAAVINMTLLGVICAGLNIWIRRSNFRLITKGFLVVLIVNVVNSVGIAIFGVIPATYFFSHIMPYTLPAGILLSLMFAFILRDFQNEQNRILLIQSTNRLLSVQKEELQKAQIVLEDRAKQLMIASQYKSEFLATMSHELRTPLNSVINFAQMISENADTMDQEDIVRFANMIDHSGQELLTLINDILDLSKVEAGRLDIVLEDISVAQLTEDAMSHFQLVAEKKGIQLVLDKKQGLPETLWSDPQRVQQILRNLMSNAIKFTHRGKVTLTVSTKQIKNAGIQNRWLIFSVQDTGIGISEDKHHSIFEAFQQADGSISRKFGGTGLGLSISRDLARLLGGSIELESTEGKGSTFYLYLPLDREKMS
- a CDS encoding phosphatase PAP2 family protein, coding for MQLLKSKSYWLSLSLMLSLAVMGLFYDILNSPERGFAVLDSPLDRIIPYVPGMSIPYLGWYPFVFGVLAYLCAKDRLTYYRVLLSMNICVWICYLIYFNFQTMVPRPELTGTGLGASVLGWLYSQDRPYNCFPSIHSLHSYLVMRAVLSVPSIRKPIKILVAAGAATIIVSTLMIKQHVIYDALGAVILGECVLTIITGLALHRRRRKESKWTEGIN
- a CDS encoding HD domain-containing phosphohydrolase, whose protein sequence is MEAYRSFIFRLIRNYLIGSLAAVFVVGTVVMVSTLQIPNIQFVRLIFIVLISLLFMLVAELITLWVQLGPIRQFFTSEHHEREELNHMYEKIHRFPGQTIYRIMGPHMLGFSLPAAGLTIWMISTGWLEFPYLYIVVAAACAFLIAIMHALIEYYLTVRAIRPLLLEIRHRGKVQYGMEPSLGGRILVSIQRKFQLSTALIGLFPLFLFFLATYIRLQYIDSEFAKEYILWGILIVVLGAGFALVGSWLLIRDVRDPVAELTHEMNRIQGGDLGRRAPDLYADEFSALISGFNMMINRLEMRQERNRQLLQSYFSTLAAALDARDKYTAGHSMRVAEYSLMIGKLSGMNEEQADLLYKSALLHDIGKIGIPDEVLLKDGKLSDEEFAIIRTHPVQGESILLQIEPIDAMADFLPGVRSHHERYDGKGYPDGMAGDDIPLFGRIIAVADAFDAMTSDRPYRNGMSHEKALTILEEGKGTQWDPYFAGLFIDEWRRQQHLQKPSK
- a CDS encoding RNA polymerase sigma factor, with the translated sequence MTESMEDSRLMRQIAERDSSALELLYDRYERAVYSFAYRIVGDPMTAEETVQELFMRVWNNAERYDASQGKLTTWMFAITRNIAVDMLRRKSKGAAATSVEHETLAAYADEHTNTEEEVQRKLEGTRIKEALSQLNGDQQQVIESIYYAGLTQQEVSSRFGIPLGTVKSRVRLAMRQLQKLLADAELHPDAGREGIHP